The following proteins are co-located in the Solanum pennellii chromosome 1, SPENNV200 genome:
- the LOC107008601 gene encoding uncharacterized oxidoreductase C26H5.09c: protein MAQLPQIAILGAGIFVKTQYIPRLAEISNLFILRAIWSRTEESARSAVEIAQKHFPNVECKWGDAGLEEIIKDSSITGVAVVLAGQTMVDMSLRLLKAGKHVLQEKPAAPTVDEAEKALTHYNSLSTTLTQQPIWAVAENYRFEPAFIEGKRLISEIGEMMNIQVIVEGAMNSSNPYFASSWRRQFVGGFILDMGVHFVAGLRMLVGCEIASLSSMNSHVDKTLPPPDNISSMFQLENGCSGVFVMVVSSKSPKVIWRVVGLNGVLQVDRGNKDGKHGYSVSLHMADGQSKSFFYPFSGVTDELKTFLSDVSTANLKKDHSSHIDPRLSFAEGARDVAVLDAMLESGKRQGALIQVKKF, encoded by the exons ATGGCTCAGCTTCCTCAAATAGCCATTCTTGGAGCTGGCATTTTTGTTAAAACTCAATATATTCCTAGATTAGCTGAGATTTCTAATCTTTTTATTCTCAGAGCTATTTGGAGTCGAACTGAG GAATCTGCCAGAAGTGCTGTTGAAATAGCACAGAAGCATTTCCCGAATGTGGAATGTAAGTGGGGAGATGCTGGACTCGAGGAGATCATTAAGGATAGTTCCATTACTGGTGTTGCTGTGGTTCTTGCTGGACAAACCATG GTGGATATGTCACTGAGGTTGCTTAAGGCAGGAAAGCATGTCCTTCAAG AGAAACCAGCTGCCCCAA CTGTGGACGAGGCTGAAAAAGCATTGACTCATTATAATTCTCTTAGCACCACATTGACTCAGCAACCAATATGGGCCGTTGCAGAAAATTATCGCTTTGAACCTGCCTTCATTGAG GGCAAGAGGTTAATTTCTGAAATCGGAGAAATGATGAATATCCAAGTAATTGTTGAAGGAGCAATGAACAGCTCAAACCCTTACTTCGCTAGCTCCTGGAGACGCCAGTTTGTT GGTGGTTTCATTCTAGACATGGGCGTACATTTTGTAGCCGGACTTAGGATG CTTGTTGGATGTGAGATTGCATCATTGTCATCCATGAATTCTCATGTAGATAAGACTTTGCCTCCTCCGGATAACATCTCGTCAATGTT TCAACTGGAAAATGGGTGTTCAGGAGTTTTTGTGATGGTGGTATCTTCGAAGTCACCAAAG GTAATCTGGCGAGTTgtgggtttaaacggagtgctGCAAGTTGACCGTGGTAACAAGGATGGAAAGCATGGCTACTCG GTTTCCCTACATATGGCTGATGGTCAAAGCAAGAGCTTCTTTTATCCGTTTAGCGGTGTCACTGATGAACTGAAAACATTTCTATCAGATGTATCGACGGCCAACCTGAAG AAGGACCATAGTTCACACATCGATCCTCGTCTCTCATTTGCTGAAGGTGCTCGTGATGTTGCTGTTTTGGACGCGATGCTCGAATCAGGAAAGAGACAAGGAGCTCTGATTCAAGTAAAAAAGTTCTAA
- the LOC107016453 gene encoding uncharacterized protein LOC107016453, giving the protein MYDQKSIEDKFSKIHPCFPVNTRIAIVGAGPSGISAAYALCNLGYNNVTVIEKHHSVGGMCESVDIEDPENGVLQLSELEKELFSQVQTIDYYTTVLKIKGLEHIPVGFYYFEEFMDDPATIGNPVAMQRFYSDTNVFLFWSYGNSANVKGSTVLQLAVDAVKRIGGEVEMVVLQRRFKYFPNVNSQDMKDGFYDKIENKLQGQKNTYYVGGLMAFELTERNSSYSMALISKHFANTDPQPGFPYVKVLETENDLNTAD; this is encoded by the exons ATGTATGATCAAAAATCAAttgaagataaattttcaaagatACATCCATGTTTTCCAGTGAACACAAGAATAGCTATAGTAGGAGCAGGTCCGAGTGGAATATCAGCAGCTTATGCATTGTGTAATCTTGGCTACAACAATGTGACAGTAATCGAAAAACATCACTCAGTCGGTGGCATGTGTGAATCTGTTGATATTGAAG ATCCTGAAAATGGAGTGCTGCAATTGAGTGAACTTGAAAAGGAGTTGTTCAGTCAAGTACAGACCATCGACTATTACACGACGGTTCTGAAGATTAAAGGACTAGAACACATACCAGTTGGATTTTATTACTTTGAGGAGTTTATGGATGATCCTGCAACAATAGGAAATCCAGTTGCCATGCAGAGATTCTATTCCGATACAAACGTCTTCTTGTTCTGGTCTTATGGTAACTCAGCCAACGTCAAAGGTTCAACAGTTTTACAGCTTGCGGTTGATGCTGTCAAAAGAATTGGAGGTGAAGTTGAAATGGTTGTCCTGCAACGACGATTCAAGTATTTTCCTAATGTAAATAGCCAAG ATATGAAGGACGGTTTCTATgacaaaatagaaaacaaattaCAAGGTCAGAAGAACACTTATTATGTAGGTGGATTAATGGCATTTGAGCTTACTGAAAGAAATTCATCCTATTCCATGGCTTTAATTTCCAAGCACTTTGCAAATACTGATCCACAACCGGGATTTCCTTATGTTAAGGTACTCGAAACAGAAAATGACTTAAATACTGCAGATTAA